From Medicago truncatula cultivar Jemalong A17 chromosome 7, MtrunA17r5.0-ANR, whole genome shotgun sequence, a single genomic window includes:
- the LOC11436404 gene encoding uncharacterized protein DDB_G0271670, giving the protein MFSSKSEQPQKTILQIKQDDKFFCRLLTKESSISNPSFRVAVTVPFVWESQPGTPKYTFSEKNLPPLTPPPSYYSCKKTPIKKNSRSNIFLALFPKLNLKKNIMSSSSSSPSNSPSSPYYSSASCSSSDSSSSSSKVVTRRRRFLSYGSSIDFTREEDEDATSPTSTLCFGLSRSTSTKAHSGFLGFSKR; this is encoded by the coding sequence ATGTTTAGTTCCAAATCTGAGCAAccacaaaaaactatactccaaatCAAGCAAGATGACAAGTTCTTCTGCAGACTTCTTACAAAAGAAAGTTCCATATCCAATCCTTCTTTTAGAGTAGCTGTTACTGTCCCTTTTGTTTGGGAATCTCAACCTGGCACACCAAAATATACTTTCTCTGAGAAAAATCTTCCTCCTCTTACTCCTCCACCTTCTTATTATTCATGCAAAAAAACACCAATTAAGAAAAACTCAAGATCCAATATTTTTCTTGCACTTTTCCCAAAACTAAatcttaagaaaaatattatgtcttcatcatcttcatcacccTCTAATTCACCTTCTTCACCTTATTATTCTTCTGCTTCATGTTCTTCCTCagactcatcatcatcatcttccaaAGTTGTTACAAGAAGGAGGCGTTTTCTAAGTTATGGTTCATCTATTGATTTCacaagagaagaagatgaagatgctACTTCACCTACTTCAACACTATGCTTTGGTCTTTCTCGTTCAACTAGCACTAAGGCTCATAGTGGATTCCTAGGGTTCTCCAAAAGGTAA
- the LOC11435829 gene encoding WEB family protein At2g38370, with amino-acid sequence MEAEVMKTTSYQAEPGSSSKNNKKMDSFRTEIDTSAPFESVKEAVNLFGGVGYWKPFHNLPSLTSHSKHHIEELDREKLEEQARALEKELILKERETLDVLKELEKTKRLVEDLKSKLQKEESETILNLGMSVCDQRLIVEEKEVKENQSSPSEVLQPMKECSMPSRVSSPDLILMELKQAKLNLTKTTHDIADVRATVESLNKKLEKERISLEKTRERFTQNCSKMSCLEEELNQTRLRLQVAKGAASGDPLDVTTELHRLSSEAERFRKKRESAKSEVLKALSEIELTEAMIKTAEIRLVAARKMKQASRAAEAATLAEINALSSHEGTPEECMQKHEEITLSVEEYTTLTRKAREAEEQSKKRVADAMLEVDEANSSQMDVFKRVEEATEEVQTCKKALEEALQRVEAADRGKLEVEEALRKWRSDGQKRRSSTNSCMKFKNSGPSDQRRDIRLLDVNGLNLVNDEAKPVLRPTLSIGQILSRKLLIPEEFEEPMVHGEIVSVKQKVSLGHMLGKHDDSPLFDEQTEKENGQKKQFSAKRKKFGFARFSHLLSKQHKKKKKPMLNLR; translated from the exons ATGGAAGCTGAAGTGATGAAAACGACGTCGTATCAAGCTGAACCGGGTTCATCTTCAAAGAACAACAAGAAAATGGATAGTTTCAGAACCGAGATTGACACTTCAGCTCCATTTGAATCTGTGAAAGAAGCTGTTAACCTCTTCGGTGGTGTTGGTTACTGGAAACCCTTTCACAATCTTCCATCTCTCACTTCTCATTCTAag CACCACATAGAAGAGCTTGACAGGGAGAAACTAGAGGAGCAGGCAAGAGCGTTGGAGAAAGAACTGATCCTAAAAGAAAGGGAAACTCTTGATGTGTTGAAAGAATTAGAAAAGACCAAAAGGCTTGTTGAAGATTTGAAATCAAAGCTGCAGAAGGAAGAATCTGAAACGATATTGAATCTCGGGATGAGTGTGTGTGATCAAAGGTTGATTGTAGAGGAGAAAGAAGTAAAGGAAAACCAATCGAGTCCGTCTGAGGTTCTTCAACCCATGAAGGAATGTTCTATGCCTTCCCGTGTATCTTCTCCAGACTTGATACTAATGGAATTGAAGCAGGCCAAGTTGAACCTAACCAAAACTACTCATGATATTGCCGATGTACGAGCTACTGTTGAATCTCTTAATAAGAAATTAGAGAAAGAAAGGATCTCACTAGAGAAAACCCGTGAGAGGTTTACTCAAAATTGTTCGAAAATGTCTTGTCTTGAAGAAGAGCTAAACCAAACCAGATTAAGACTACAAGTGGCAAAAGGTGCTGCTTCTGGAGATCCTTTAGATGTTACAACAGAACTCCATCGATTGAGTTCAGAGGCCGAGCGTTTcagaaaaaagagagaatctGCAAAATCAGAAGTTTTAAAAGCACTGTCTGAGATTGAGCTGACAGAAGCTATGATAAAAACTGCCGAAATCAGGTTAGTTGCGGCAAGGAAAATGAAGCAAGCTTCTAGAGCTGCAGAAGCTGCTACCCTTGCAGAAATTAACGCATTGTCTAGCCATGAGGGTACACCAGAAGAGTGTATGCAGAAGCACGAGGAAATCACTCTTTCAGTTGAAGAGTATACTACTCTGACTCGTAAAGCTCGAGAGGCCGAGGAACAATCAAAGAAGAGAGTAGCAGATGCTATGCTTGAAGTTGATGAAGCAAATTCTTCGCAGATGGATGTTTTTAAAAGGGTAGAGGAAGCAACAGAAGAAGTTCAAACTTGCAAGAAGGCCCTTGAAGAAGCTCTACAAAGGGTAGAGGCTGCAGATAGAGGGAAGTTGGAAGTTGAAGAGGCTTTAAGGAAATGGCGATCTGACGGTCAAAAAAGGCGTTCTTCGACGAATAGCTGTATGAAGTTTAAAAACTCTGGTCCATCTGATCAAAGGAGAGATATTAGGCTACTTGATGTAAATGGATTGAATTTGGTAAACGATGAAGCGAAGCCTGTTTTAAGGCCAACTCTATCAATAGGACAAATACTGAGCAGGAAGCTGCTTATACCAGAAGAGTTTGAAGAACCGATGGTGCATGGAGAAATAGTCTCGGTGAAACAGAAGGTGTCATTAGGTCATATGCTTGGAAAACATGATGACAGTCCATTGTTTGATGAGCAAACTGAGAAAGAAAATGGTCAAAAGAAGCAGTTTTCTGCTAAGAGAAAGAAATTTGGGTTCGCAAGATTCTCACATCTTTTGTCAAAACAgcataaaaagaagaagaaaccaaTGCTGAACTTGAGGTGA
- the LOC11433621 gene encoding prosaposin, translating into MEGRIGLLFIVVLGFALACDARGLANPWSIIAANSASSELGRIPDVCALCEEYTTKALDYINENKTQSEIIDILHNTCHQLHTFEKKCINLVDYYLPLFFSEMTSVQPGDFCNKVNLCQNIANISLKVQENTCEFCEETVSSLLDKIKDPDTELEIIEILLKVCNSVDKFGSKCKKIVLEYGPLVFENAEKFLEKTDICTALHACKESTVVLEKSFLSDLLSIFYGNNIFIRMVQLLKIALF; encoded by the exons ATGGAAGGGAGAATTGGACTTTTGTTTATTGTGGTACTAGGTTTTGCTCTGGCTTGTGATGCAAGAGGACTTGCAAACCCTTGGAGCATCATTGCTGCAAACTCAGCCTCTTCTG AACTAGGCAGAATACCAGATGTGTGTGCACTTTGTGAGGAATATACTACCAAGGCACTTGATTATATAAATGAAAACAAGACTCAGAGTGAGATCATTGATATTCTTCATAATACTTGTCACCAGCTTCACACTTTTGAGAAGAAG TGCATCAACTTGGTGGACTATTATCTGCCACTTTTCTTCTCAGAAATGACCTCAGTTCAGCCTGGAGATTTCTGCAATAAGGTCAATCTCTGCCAGAACATTGCTaatatttccttaaaagttCAAGAAAATACCTGCGAGTTTTGCGAAGAAACTGTTTCATCTCTATTGGATAAGATAAAAGATCCTGACACAGAG cTGGAGATAATTGAGATACTACTGAAAGTGTGCAATTCAGTGGACAAGTTTGGGAGCAAG TGCAAGAAGATTGTTCTAGAGTATGGTCCCTTGGTATTTGAAAATGCAGAGAAATTCCTGGAGAAGACAGATATATGCACTGCATTACATGCTTGCAAGGAATCAACAGTAGTACTTGAAAAGTCCTTTCTTTCGGACCTCTTAAGTATCTTTTAtggaaacaatatttttatcagAATGGTGCAATTGCTGAAGATTGCTCTATTTTGA